The region AATTCTTTCACCTTGGCATCCGTTTTGTAAATATCTTCCGGATCGCCACTCAGCGCGGCCCAACGAAACGGCCCTATGCCACGGCAAAAGAGCGGGCGGATATAGGCAGGGACAAATCCCGGAAAATCAAACGCATTTTGCACTCCCATATCCTGCGCCATTGCGCGGATATTATTGCCATAATCCAATGTGGGAATACCATCATGCCAGAAATCCAACATGGCCTTCACTTGCAGCGCCATGGATTGCTTGGCGCGTTTAACCATTTCATCAGGGTTTTTAATGCGCATTTCTGCTGCTTGTTCCATGCTCATGCCTGCGGGCAAATAGCCGTTCAGCGGATCATGTGCCGAGGTCTGATCGGTCACCACATCGGGCTTAATGCCACGCTTCACCATCTCAGGAAAAATTTCGGCTGCATTGCCCAGCAACCCGACAGAAATTGCGTCGCCATTGGCACATGCGGTATTAATCAAATCCATAGCTTCGTTCAGCGATGTTGCCATTTTATCGACATAGCCGGTACGGAGGCGCATTTCGATACGGCTGGCATCACATTCCACCGCCAACATACACGCTCCTGCCATGGTAGCGGCTAATGGTTGCGCGCCGCCCATACCACCCAGACCACCGGTAAGAATCCATTTTCCGGTCAAATCACCGCCAAAGTGCTGGCGTCCTACTTCGGCGAATGTTTCATAGGTACCTTGCACAATTCCTTGTGAGCCGATGTAAATCCACGATCCTGCAGTCATTTGCCCATACATCGCCAAACCTTTTTTATCCAGCTCCCGAAAATGCTCCCAATTGGCCCATTGTGGCACCAAATTCGAGTTTGCAATCAACACACGTGGGGCATTTTCATGGGTTTTAAACACCCCTACCGGTTTGCCGGATTGCACCAGCAAGGTCTCATCAATTTCAAGCGCCTTGAGGGTTTCCACAATTTTGTCAAAGCATTCCCAGTTACGTGCTGCTTTACCAATGCCACCATAAACCACCAATTCTTCTGGATGCTCAGCAACATCTGGGTCGAGATTGTTCATTAGCATACGCAGTGGCGCTTCAGTCTGCCAATATTTAGCATGCAACTGTGTTCCCGTATCTGCTTTGATAATTCGATGGTTGCTGGTAGCTTTTGCGGCAGGGGTACTCATAGGGACATCCTCTTATTTTATTTGATTATGCTCAAAGGTGCTGTACTATAGCCGAAAATTGCGCGTAACAAAATAGCCAAAGCGAGACCGAATGGAATTATATCGCTATTACCCTGGGATACATCCTGTGGTGGTAAATGTGCCCCATGCAGGCACGCAATTGCCGCCTCTGATGGGCGATAGACTAACCCGCGAGGCCGCCCCGCTTCCTGATACCGACTGGTATGTTGACAAGCTGTATAATTTTGCCCGTGATATGCATGTCCATTTGATGGTATCGCAAAACTCGCGCTATGTCGTAGACTTAAACCGCAACAAAAAGCCCGAAACGCTGTATCCGGGCAGTTTCAATACCGATGTTGTGCCGCGCTTCACTTTTGATGAACATCCCATTTATAATAAAGGCGATGAGCCGGATTCGCTGGAGCTGCAAGAGCGTATAGCCGCTTATTGGCAGCCATATCACAATAAATTACTCCGTATTTTGCAATTTTGTATTGAGCGCTATGGCAAAGTGGTGCTGTTAGATGCCCACAGTATTCGCTCCGAAATTCCCAG is a window of Alphaproteobacteria bacterium DNA encoding:
- the hutG gene encoding N-formylglutamate deformylase, which codes for MELYRYYPGIHPVVVNVPHAGTQLPPLMGDRLTREAAPLPDTDWYVDKLYNFARDMHVHLMVSQNSRYVVDLNRNKKPETLYPGSFNTDVVPRFTFDEHPIYNKGDEPDSLELQERIAAYWQPYHNKLLRILQFCIERYGKVVLLDAHSIRSEIPSLFEGELPVLNLGTANGTSAAADLAEKAMRICNDSPYPSVLNGRFKGGYITRNYGVPDAGCHVLQLEMAQRAYMNEQAPFDYSHEKAAEMQRKVLEPLIKALINWTEE
- the hutU gene encoding urocanate hydratase yields the protein MSTPAAKATSNHRIIKADTGTQLHAKYWQTEAPLRMLMNNLDPDVAEHPEELVVYGGIGKAARNWECFDKIVETLKALEIDETLLVQSGKPVGVFKTHENAPRVLIANSNLVPQWANWEHFRELDKKGLAMYGQMTAGSWIYIGSQGIVQGTYETFAEVGRQHFGGDLTGKWILTGGLGGMGGAQPLAATMAGACMLAVECDASRIEMRLRTGYVDKMATSLNEAMDLINTACANGDAISVGLLGNAAEIFPEMVKRGIKPDVVTDQTSAHDPLNGYLPAGMSMEQAAEMRIKNPDEMVKRAKQSMALQVKAMLDFWHDGIPTLDYGNNIRAMAQDMGVQNAFDFPGFVPAYIRPLFCRGIGPFRWAALSGDPEDIYKTDAKVKELIPDDAHLHNWLDMARERIHFQGLPARICWVGLGDRAKLGLAFNEMVKNGELKAPVVIGRDHLDSGSVASPNRETEAMQDGSDAVSDWPLLNALLNTAGGATWVSLHHGGGVGMGYSQHSGMVILADGTDEAAKRLERVLTNDPATGVMRHADAGYDIAIDCAKEKGLNLPMVK